The following coding sequences lie in one Nakaseomyces glabratus chromosome K, complete sequence genomic window:
- the IVY1 gene encoding Ivy1p (CAGL0K11363g~Ortholog(s) have phospholipid binding activity, role in vacuole fusion, non-autophagic and fungal-type vacuole membrane localization): MNGKEENFKSPARYAAHLSEFYPLVNGESHGQMSNKEDMHTPDRRSYLEEPITPRSQMHTRRTSSVASGVSSISDIQSFVTKRDVKLTSDALKELHETSYRFSKALNSVATEANAMAKSLESIARLKGCGDDIAQNLLSAGGLFYLVGNHDLIMANYLDEYLGENLLKDIDEFKVDSKTLENSFKAKSKSETVKLRLQEKHNRQLGKRKIRNLLAYRESLLSLQNTLDDLETLKHNYYVDSYELVESTCSKVLGKVASLSRAQLEISENIARKGWAGGGLDNLLQVSDDQYNKDTMETEEEQDNPTAAQPTLTKTQSDNGGRASLSPSQTGLRSPIKAIQEGSIKTNDQSSLLRGDESQDQEAQNSIDRESENNYDVTENSFSLPPTRKDDLEDAGSSENILSGLDKLKIDEED, encoded by the coding sequence ATGAATGGCAAAGAGGAGAACTTCAAGTCTCCTGCGCGGTATGCGGCGCACTTATCTGAGTTCTATCCTTTGGTGAACGGCGAAAGCCATGGCCAGATGAGCAACAAGGAAGACATGCATACGCCAGACCGCCGGAGTTATCTAGAGGAACCTATCACACCTCGATCTCAGATGCATACGAGGAGAACGTCAAGTGTGGCATCAGGAGTGAGCTCTATTAGCGATATCCAAAGCTTTGTCACCAAGAGAGACGTTAAGCTTACATCGGACGCGCTCAAGGAACTTCACGAGACTTCTTACCGATTTTCCAAGGCTCTAAATAGTGTAGCCACTGAGGCTAATGCGATGGCAAAGAGTCTAGAGAGTATAGCAAGACTGAAGGGCTGTGGCGATGATATTGCACAAAATCTTCTGAGCGCTGGCGGGCTCTTCTATTTAGTGGGCAACCATGACTTAATAATGGCCAATTACTTAGATGAGTACCTTGGAGAGAATTTACTAAAAGACATAGATGAATTTAAAGTAGATTCGAAGACATTAGAAAATAGCTTCAAAGCGAAGAGCAAATCTGAGACGGTAAAATTGAGATTACAAGAGAAACACAACAGGCAGCTAGGGAAGCGTAAAATAAGGAACCTATTGGCATATAGAGAGAGCTTGCTAAGTCTCCAGAACACTCTCGATGATCTCGAGACGTTAAAGCATAACTACTATGTCGACTCATATGAATTGGTGGAGTCTACATGTAGCAAAGTGCTTGGAAAAGTGGCTTCACTATCCAGGGCTCAATTAGAAATATCAGAAAATATTGCCAGAAAAGGATGGGCTGGAGGTGGCCTTGATAATTTGTTACAAGTTAGCGATGATCAATACAACAAGGACACGATGGAGACCGAAGAAGAGCAAGATAATCCGACAGCAGCACAACCAACATTGACTAAAACACAATCCGACAATGGCGGGAGAGCTAGTCTTTCACCCTCTCAGACAGGTCTGCGATCACCCATAAAAGCTATTCAAGAAGGCAGTATAAAAACAAATGACCAAAGCTCGCTTTTAAGAGGTGATGAGAGTCAGGATCAAGAAGCACAGAATAGCATAGACAGAGAAAGCGAGAATAATTATGATGTTACTGAAAATTCTTTCTCTTTACCTCCAACTCGTAAGGATGACTTAGAAGACGCTGGCAGTTCAGAGAACATTCTTAGTGGTTTAGACAAACTTAAAatcgatgaagaagattaG
- the MNN10 gene encoding alpha-1,6-mannosyltransferase (CAGL0K11231g~Ortholog(s) have alpha-1,6-mannosyltransferase activity and role in ascospore formation, cell wall mannoprotein biosynthetic process, division septum assembly, protein N-linked glycosylation), translating into MSRRASPVPLDEKLGYDETDDEVYDKRWKNVRVQQHRLMDLFSQFKNYLLLIGIVLFLWNWVDNSAGGETVRSIRSNTQLYPADYVNNEYGMGDIATTTGIRSWWRGKPKVVIVLAANEGGGVLKWKNEQEWAIEKVSIANKLEYARRHGYGLILKDMTTAKRYSHEYREGWQKADILMEVMDEFPEAEWYWWLDLDTLIMEPSKSLEDHIFKRINSYTYRKLDVFNPLQMQDDIPYVDYSQQMDLLVTQDCGGFNLGSFLLRNSEWSKALLDLWWDPICYEQKHMIWEHREQDALETLYANQPWIRSKVGFLPLRAINAFPPGACSEYSDDPQYFYEPNARDFVVNMAGCQFGRDCWGEMKYYHNLKQKLNRSWLRKLFFFI; encoded by the coding sequence ATGTCAAGGAGGGCCTCGCCTGTGCCACTAGATGAGAAGCTAGGGTATGATGAAACAGATGATGAGGTATACGATAAGCGGTGGAAGAATGTGCGGGTTCAGCAGCATAGATTGATGGATTTGTTCAGTCAGTTCAAGAACTACTTGCTTTTGATAGGTATAGTACTGTTCTTGTGGAACTGGGTGGACAACAGCGCAGGGGGTGAGACTGTTCGCTCGATCCGCTCTAATACACAACTGTATCCAGCAGATTATGTGAATAATGAATATGGTATGGGTGATATTGCCACCACTACGGGTATTAGATCGTGGTGGAGAGGGAAGCCAAAAGTTGTTATTGTCTTGGCCGCCAATGAAGGTGGTGGTGTTTTGAAGTGGAAGAACGAGCAAGAGTGGGCCATTGAGAAAGTATCCATTGCCAACAAACTAGAGTATGCACGTAGACATGGTTACGGTCTTATACTAAAGGATATGACCACTGCTAAGAGATATTCTCATGAATACAGAGAAGGCTGGCAAAAGGCCGATATCCTTATGGAGGTCATGGACGAGTTCCCAGAAGCAGAATGGTACTGGTGGTTAGATCTTGATACTCTAATTATGGAACCAAGCAAATCACTAGAGGATCATATTTTCAAGAGAATAAACTCTTACACTTATAGAAAGTTGGACGTGTTCAATCCATTGCAAATGCAGGATGACATTCCATATGTAGACTATTCCCAGCAGATGGATCTTCTAGTCACACAGGATTGTGGTGGTTTCAACTTGGGGTCTTTCTTACTAAGAAATAGTGAATGGTCTAAAGCTCTATTAGACCTGTGGTGGGATCCGATCTGTTATGAACAAAAGCATATGATCTGGGAGCACAGAGAACAGGATGCCCTCGAAACTCTATATGCAAACCAGCCATGGATTAGATCAAAAGTAGGTTTTCTACCATTGAGAGCCATTAATGCATTCCCACCAGGTGCATGTTCTGAATACAGCGATGATCCACAATATTTCTACGAGCCAAATGCCAGAGATTTTGTGGTTAATATGGCGGGTTGTCAATTTGGTCGTGACTGTTGGGGAGAAATGAAGTACTACCATAACTTGAAGCAAAAATTGAACAGATCATGGCTAAGGAAGctattcttctttatttag
- a CDS encoding gluconokinase (CAGL0K11297g~Ortholog(s) have glucokinase activity, gluconokinase activity, role in D-gluconate catabolic process, glycolytic process via Entner-Doudoroff Pathway and cytosol, fungal-type vacuole, nucleus localization): MTNHKLKVIVLAGTAGTGKSTVAARLLKEYSTKYPGIKFVEGDELHPKANIDKMASGNPLNDDDRWGWLKEVALKSAQSAEEGGCGVSVVACSSLKKSYRDLIRSTRPDVEYHFVFLYGSKVEILNRLNSRKGHFMKSNMMESQFKDLQLPEESEANCVVVLLDHKGFDEIEDDVLKYTNTVL, from the coding sequence ATGACAAACCACAAACTTAAGGTGATCGTATTGGCTGGTACTGCAGGTACAGGGAAGTCAACTGTTGCTGCAAGGCTCTTGAAAGAATATAGTACCAAGTATCCTGGGATCAAGTTTGTTGaaggcgatgagcttcacCCAAAGGCTAATATCGACAAGATGGCCAGTGGTAATCCACtaaatgatgatgacagATGGGGGTGGTTGAAAGAAGTTGCGCTAAAGTCTGCTCAATCCGCTGAGGAAGGTGGTTGCGGAGTCAGCGTGGTGGCTTGCTCCAGTTTGAAGAAGTCATACAGAGACTTGATACGCTCTACTCGTCCTGACGTTGAGTACCACTTTGTATTCCTGTATGGTAGCAAGGTGGAGATTTTGAACAGATTGAACAGCAGGAAAGGCCACTTCATGAAGTCTAACATGATGGAGTCCCAATTCAAGGACTTGCAATTGCCAGAAGAGAGTGAGGCCAACTGTGTAGTCGTACTGCTAGACCATAAGGGctttgatgaaattgaagatgatgTTCTAAAGTACACCAATACCGTATTGTAA
- the PEX5 gene encoding Pex5p (CAGL0K11209g~Ortholog(s) have peroxisome matrix targeting signal-1 binding, protein binding, bridging activity and role in fatty acid beta-oxidation, penicillin biosynthetic process, protein import into peroxisome matrix, docking), producing the protein MNMTDCSVGSNPLAQLNKHAQGQGSSLSNTHVRHSGGVSGSNVFRSGQNVVSEDGRQQLNSFMSQPMRLGEDKMHPATPMGSSMGNAIGGSMMQVDDSSMRSAGDSQWTREFRQNTAGKTNMAQEMGSSGAAMANSNAWKFRYSPMTNVNNTAPLRPFNNIIRQKERANGLETGDIAWNDKFDELEKEVSDKLNFKDGETVEKMDTGAEMQQDNLETGDSTDYQKEFQEVWDSIQQDTEEMLSYKDDYEDMLNDTDFERSFLGKRAVESLEYKFENPSENQYMNNPNAYQIGCILMENGAKLSEAALAFEAAIKQDPKHVDAWLKLGIVQIQNEKELNGMSALETCLKLDPNNLEAMKNLAISYINEGYDMSAYNMLNRWADTKYPGFYNSAELEGKRDEHENIHSKMTRRFLSLVNRINSVDPDIQLCLGLLFYANDEFDRTIDCFQAALKVNPNDELMWNRLGASLANSNRSEEAIQAYHRALQLKPSFVRARYNLAVSSMNIGCYKEAAEHLLTALSMHDVEGEFEVQSTRSNSISSADKYSFSGFKPTDNLLETLKRVFISMGRDDLLDRVRPGMDLSQFRNEFTF; encoded by the coding sequence TGTGTTTAGAAGCGGACAAAATGTAGTCTCTGAGGATGGGAGGCAGCAGCTGAACAGTTTCATGTCGCAGCCTATGCGGCTTGGCGAGGACAAGATGCACCCGGCGACACCGATGGGGAGCTCCATGGGGAATGCCATCGGTGGTTCCATGATGCAGGTGGATGATAGTTCTATGAGGAGTGCGGGTGATTCACAGTGGACTCGTGAGTTTAGGCAGAACACTGCTGGGAAGACTAATATGGCTCAGGAGATGGGATCATCAGGTGCCGCTATGGCCAACAGTAATGCTTGGAAGTTTAGGTACTCTCCAATGACCAATGTGAATAACACCGCACCACTGAGACCATttaacaatattattaGGCAGAAGGAACGTGCTAATGGGTTAGAAACTGGTGATATAGCTTGGAATGACAAGTTTGATGAACTTGAGAAAGAAGTATCTGACAAGTTAAACTTTAAAGATGGTGAAACTGTGGAGAAGATGGACACCGGAGCTGAGATGCAGCAGGATAATCTGGAAACTGGAGATAGTACTGACTACCAGaaagaatttcaagaagTATGGGACTCAATTCAGCAGGACACTGAAGAGATGCTGTCATATAAAGATGACTATGAAGACATGTTAAATGACACCGATTTTGAGAGGAGCTTTCTCGGTAAGCGTGCTGTTGAGTCCCTCGAGTACAAGTTTGAGAACCCATCTGAGAACCAGTACATGAATAATCCGAATGCTTATCAGATTGGTTGTATTTTGATGGAAAATGGTGCTAAGCTAAGTGAAGCTGCGTTGGCGTTCGAGGCTGCTATAAAACAGGACCCGAAGCATGTGGATGCTTGGTTGAAACTAGGTATAGTGCAGATACAAAACGAGAAAGAGCTCAACGGCATGAGTGCATTAGAGACATGTCTCAAGTTAGATCCGAACAATTTAGAGGCTATGAAGAATTTAGCTATTAGTTACATCAATGAAGGTTATGACATGAGTGCTTACAACATGTTGAACAGGTGGGCTGATACCAAGTATCCTGGTTTTTACAACAGCGCAGAATTGGAAGGTAAGAGGGATGAGCATGAGAACATCCATAGCAAGATGACCAGAAGATTCTTGAGTCTCGTGAATAGAATAAATTCTGTGGATCCCGATATACAGCTATGTCTCGGTTTACTGTTTTACGCTAATGATGAGTTCGACCGTACCATCGACTGTTTCCAGGCTGCATTGAAGGTGAATCCCAACGACGAACTGATGTGGAATCGCCTGGGTGCTTCATTGGCCAACTCAAATAGGTCAGAAGAAGCCATACAAGCGTACCATAGGGCACTACAGTTGAAACCCTCGTTTGTGAGGGCACGCTACAACTTGGCAGTGTCATCTATGAACATTGGATGTTACAAAGAAGCCGCGGAACACTTGCTCACCGCACTAAGCATGCATGATGTCGAGGGAGAATTCGAAGTCCAGTCCACACGCAGCAACAGCATCTCCTCCGCCGACAAGTACTCCTTCTCCGGGTTCAAGCCAACAGATAACCTACTAGAAACATTGAAAAGAGTGTTCATATCCATGGGCAGAGACGACCTTTTGGACAGGGTAAGGCCAGGCATGGACCTCTCCCAGTTCCGTAACGAGTTCACTTTCTAA
- the COX20 gene encoding Cox20p (CAGL0K11341g~Ortholog(s) have unfolded protein binding activity, role in aerobic respiration, mitochondrial respiratory chain complex IV assembly, protein processing and mitochondrial inner membrane localization) → MWNPFKKSEEKPQVAEDLPTNYTPGQKILLEDTRPKFQSDISKGDVAASKEQASLRAAWESISWNDFTLEKLTSIPCFRDAGMVGFSSMFVTGSVILLYHKNINKAMNWAVGGLMLGSIVGWEQCRMKRKRSFQVAQMAMETVAKKEKPMKHKVEHDPKLLDQWEGRSGLKPNGPSDSKPWYKFW, encoded by the coding sequence ATGTGGAATCCATTCAAGAAGTCGGAGGAGAAGCCCCAAGTGGCGGAGGATTTGCCTACTAATTACACTCCTGGTCAGAAGATTTTACTAGAGGACACACGTCCCAAGTTTCAATCGGATATATCAAAAGGTGATGTTGCAGCGTCGAAGGAGCAGGCCTCTTTACGAGCTGCTTGGGAATCGATATCCTGGAATGACTTTACACTGGAGAAGTTGACAAGTATTCCTTGTTTTAGGGATGCTGGCATGGTCGGTTTCAGTAGTATGTTTGTAACAGGATCGGTGATCCTTCTTTACCAcaagaatattaataaagCTATGAACTGGGCCGTAGGTGGTTTGATGTTGGGATCTATAGTTGGCTGGGAGCAATGCAggatgaaaagaaagcgAAGTTTCCAGGTTGCACAGATGGCTATGGAGACTGTTGCTAAAAAGGAAAAGCCAATGAAGCATAAGGTGGAGCATGATCCTAAGTTGTTGGACCAGTGGGAAGGTAGATCAGGTCTGAAACCTAATGGTCCATCAGACTCAAAACCGTGGTACAAATTTTGGTAA
- a CDS encoding uncharacterized protein (CAGL0K11319g~Ortholog of S. cerevisiae : YDR249C and Saccharomyces cerevisiae S288C : YDR249C) yields MGYIMAGLPSRVGHLSHLKRQYKLRQPFYVEKKARKRAAHTKHHRRHRRKMTLEDLPVEVIRRIFVHTCGEPAMTMVNKHFHRSLETSNILLEKVFWERYTWEDERHILVTEQSDGNHELWRTQQFLVNRSLFKNMIMVNYMLHNYESLERKIAYFVDDHMMEYLQENELLDVKEIRDMHMRFSHREKFLANDIDTIDEPYATETKQQIGYRTDFPPIFYSQYKLYFEKHAIYSMKKMRKHFYIKRPYDLITSIIPWFFQIDDYHSNWKSLMKAVRTIMCLSNNDITLKDEIAMNSPLPLVYLITEITHASELEKRDLKRIKQFITKFYKDQEMLSNPELWSHIRDTANKDLTALIISMGGQPDLTFFT; encoded by the coding sequence ATGGGGTACATCATGGCAGGTCTGCCCAGCAGGGTGGGTCATCTGTCGCACTTGAAGCGACAATACAAACTACGACAGCCGTTCTATGTTGAGAAGAAAGCTAGGAAAAGAGCAGCACATACCAAGCACCATAGAAGACACAGACGTAAGATGACGTTGGAGGATCTACCGGTTGAAGTAATACGGCGGATTTTTGTGCATACGTGTGGAGAACCTGCGATGACTATGGTAAATAAGCACTTCCACCGATCATTAGAGACCAGTAACATCCTATTAGAGAAAGTGTTCTGGGAGAGGTATACCTGGGAGGACGAAAGACACATTTTAGTTACTGAGCAGTCAGATGGAAACCATGAATTGTGGCGGACACAGCAGTTTCTTGTAAACAGGTCTCTTTTCAAGAATATGATTATGGTTAATTACATGCTGCACAATTATGAATCGTTGGAGCGTAAAATAGCATACTTTGTAGACGATCATATGATGGAGTATTTACAGGAAAACGAGTTACTTGATGTGAAAGAGATCAGAGATATGCATATGAGGTTTTCCCACAGAGAGAAGTTTCTGGCAAACGATATAGATACTATTGATGAGCCATATGCAACGGAGACCAAGCAACAGATAGGCTACAGAACAGACTTCCCTCCAATATTCTACTCCCAGTATAAACTGTACTTCGAGAAGCATGCGATTTAttcgatgaagaagatgcGTAAGCATTTCTATATAAAGCGGCCTTACGACTTAATAACATCCATTATCCCCTGGTTCTTCCAGATAGATGACTACCACAGTAATTGGAAATCGCTAATGAAGGCAGTGCGGACCATTATGTGCCTTTCGAATAATGATATCACACTGAAAGACGAAATCGCGATGAATTCACCGCTACCACTGGTTTACCTAATCACTGAAATAACGCATGCGTCTGAACTTGAGAAGAGAGACTTAAAACGCATCAAACAGTTCATCACAAAGTTCTACAAAGATCAGGAGATGCTCAGTAACCCAGAGCTCTGGTCTCACATAAGAGATACTGCCAACAAAGACTTGACAGCATTGATCATCAGCATGGGAGGGCAGCCGGACCTGACCTTCTTCACCTAG
- the VHS1 gene encoding putative serine/threonine protein kinase VHS1 (CAGL0K11275g~Ortholog(s) have protein kinase activity, role in G1/S transition of mitotic cell cycle, protein phosphorylation and cytoplasm localization), giving the protein MITKCKINDYHITEEIGSGAYGLVYKAVHYRGDIVDLDEHSNLKEYAIKATMKKLSKAERIRLGLSNVSQNFQAVILDCFRRNHYVLSLPEVDLESIKSLSEEELSKIPQYKEIALHLKVHDHKNIVTIYKVLESPVATFIVMDYYKIDLFTSIVDMRHFQANGRLIKKVFLQICSAIEYCHKNGIFHCDIKPENMLLDSDDNVHLCDFGLATTAPYLTPNVCIGSSYYMAPERISYSDDTEAFEESEYEQDNEDSKSFHIDYENGNTNKNHNEKTIISTAYNNRHSKRYLSFSTASADVWSLGIILINLSCVRNPWLKAHQTDDNTFYYYVRDPKVLLKILPISQEFFRLLKRILKVDPSRRISIQNLMLSVKSIKSFTEAGPLSTVEELSNEDYDYYTNYFDSVGANTKSQLKPLLHNRASSSYLDSGDHMPSKRMDVEHSPNNIHPSKNTIVIPESPKLNEIADNENENDDMRREGSPIEHKNFKHSEIINQASRPKTDENPLPEFQERLKYLKMDLSSINR; this is encoded by the coding sequence ATGATTACCAAATGCAAGATAAATGACTACCATATTACAGAAGAGATTGGGTCGGGAGCCTACGGCCTGGTGTACAAGGCTGTTCATTACCGTGGTGACATAGTGGACCTCGACGAGCATTCGAACTTGAAGGAGTATGCCATCAAGGCTACtatgaagaagttgagCAAAGCTGAGAGGATAAGGCTTGGTCTTTCGAATGTATCGCAGAATTTCCAGGCAGTGATACTGGACTGTTTCAGAAGGAACCACTATGTGCTGTCGCTGCCTGAGGTTGACTTAGAGTCTATCAAGAGTCTTAGTGAGGAAGAGTTGTCCAAGATTCCGCAGTACAAGGAAATTGCTCTACATTTGAAAGTTCATGATCATAAGAACATAGTTACCATCTATAAAGTGCTCGAATCTCCTGTGGCTACGTTCATTGTTATGGATTACTACAAGATAGACCTGTTCACTTCCATTGTTGACATGCGACATTTCCAAGCCAATGGACGACTGATAAAGAAAGTCTTCCTGCAGATATGTTCTGCAATTGAATACTGCCATAAGAACGGGATATTCCATTGTGATATAAAGCCCGAAAACATGCTTCTGGATAGCGACGATAACGTCCATTTGTGTGATTTTGGGTTAGCCACCACTGCACCTTACTTAACACCAAACGTATGCATTGGAAGTTCATACTACATGGCTCCAGAGAGAATCTCCTACTCTGATGATACAGAGGCATTTGAAGAAAGCGAATATGAGCaagataatgaagataGTAAAAGTTTCCATATCGATTATGAGAATGGGAATACAAATAAGAATCATAACGAGAAAACGATTATAAGCACCGCGTATAACAATAGGCATAGTAAAAGATATTTGTCCTTCTCTACAGCGAGCGCTGATGTGTGGTCCTTAGGGATCATTTTAATTAACTTATCATGCGTTAGGAATCCATGGTTAAAAGCACATCAGACAGACGACAATACTTTCTATTATTATGTAAGGGACCCCAAGGTACTGCTAAAAATCCTACCCATTTCACAAGAATTCTTTCGGTTATTAAAGAGAATACTTAAGGTTGATCCAAGCCGCAGAATTAGTATCCAGAATTTGATGCTTTCAGTGAAATCTATAAAATCTTTCACAGAGGCAGGTCCTTTGAGTACAGTGGAAGAGCTCTCGAATGAAGACTATGACTACTATACAAACTATTTTGATTCTGTTGGGGCAAATACAAAGAGTCAATTAAAACCTCTTCTCCATAATAGAGCATCTTCTAGTTACTTGGACAGTGGGGATCATATGCCATCCAAGAGGATGGATGTAGAACATAGCCCCAATAATATACACCCTTCGAAAAATACCATCGTTATACCCGAAAGTCCtaaattgaatgaaattgCAGATAATGAGAACGAGAACGACGATATGAGAAGAGAGGGATCACCTATCGAGCATAAAAACTTCAAGCACTCTGAAATAATCAACCAGGCCTCGAGGCCAAAGACGGACGAAAACCCATTACCagaatttcaagaaaggttaaaatatttaaagATGGATTTGTCATCGATTAACCGGTGA
- the TRS23 gene encoding TRAPP subunit TRS23 (CAGL0K11253g~Ortholog(s) have Rab guanyl-nucleotide exchange factor activity and role in ER to Golgi vesicle-mediated transport, chromosome organization) — MALDSILIINKSGGLIYHRNFEDPRQPAKESDISKMNSNDYLILASTLHGVFAIATQLTPTAVQLKANSSASGSDASAREMDSVKSEEYSTVSSISNSSIASATGGAGGVSNTAKVPGPGAPGPNKAAANILNQGHRHLGSVSSGKKDGNNGRAQISNLTPYIPYVGMPHNNIASGGNSSANSPMDMGSFKGDDFFKEPFVSWNTSGIRHMSTDQFTMFIYQTMTGLKFVAIKNNQVVGSPSSNTTDIVGGIHLADNLLRKVYCLYSDYVMKDPFYSLEMPIKSTTFDEKLQQMIQNMNW, encoded by the coding sequence ATGGCACTGGATAGTATTTTAATCATCAATAAGTCGGGAGGGCTTATATACCATAGGAACTTCGAGGATCCTAGGCAGCCGGCGAAGGAAAGTGACATAAGTAAGATGAATAGCAATGACTACTTGATCCTTGCGAGTACATTACACGGTGTGTTTGCGATCGCAACGCAATTGACGCCCACTGCAGTGCAGCTTAAAGCTAACAGCAGTGCGAGCGGTAGTGATGCTAGTGCTAGAGAGATGGACAGTGTGAAGTCTGAAGAGTACAGTACTGTGAGCAGTATCAGTAACAGCTCAATTGCTAGTGCCACTGGTGGTGCTGGCGGTGTGTCTAATACTGCAAAGGTCCCTGGACCCGGTGCGCCAGGACCTAACAAAGCAGCTGCAAACATATTGAATCAGGGCCACCGACACTTAGGCAGTGTTAGCAGTGGTAAGAAAGATGGGAACAACGGTAGAGCACAGATAAGTAACCTGACGCCGTACATACCCTATGTAGGTATGCCACACAACAACATCGCCAGTGGTGGTAACTCCAGCGCGAATAGTCCGATGGATATGGGTAGTTTCAAGGGTGACGACTTCTTTAAAGAGCCATTTGTTAGTTGGAATACGAGTGGTATAAGACATATGAGCACCGACCAGTTCACCATGTTTATATATCAGACCATGACGGGACTAAAATTCGTCGCCATAAAGAATAACCAAGTAGTCGGGTCGCCTAGCTCAAATACAACTGACATTGTGGGAGGGATACATCTTGCAGACAACTTGCTGCGCAAAGTGTACTGCTTATACAGCGATTATGTGATGAAGGATCCATTCTATTCACTAGAAATGCCCATCAAGTCGACTACATTCGATGAAAAACTCCAGCAGATGATACAGAACATGAACTGGTGA